GCATATCGACATAGGGTGCAGGAGGTGGATCTCCTGTCATACTTTCAAGGCGTTGAAAATAAAAATCATCATGATTACGTCCTCGACAAAAAGTAACCGCTAAAGATACTCCAGCCGATCGCCTTCCTGCCCTTCCCACTCTTTGCTGATAATTAAAGCGACGAGGGGGCATATTTGCCATCATTACGGCTAACAAAGAACCAATATCAACCCCTGCTTCCATAGTATTAGTTACGCTCAATAAATCAATACCTTGTACACGGGCAATTTCATCATTAATGAATATATCTTGAAACCATCTTTGTCTTTTCAGGCGATCGCCCTTATCCGTTTGCCCTGTCAATTCGGCGGCATTCATACGAAAAGCTGTACCTGCATCCTCAGATAGATAATTGTAATAATCAAAATCGCTAGTAGTTTGACTAGGAGTTAATACTTGAATGGGAGCATTTTGACTTTGAGTGCTATTACAAACTGGACAAATTCCTGCGGCAGGGTGAAGATAAAAAGCATTACATTGATTGCATCTATATCCTTGACGCTGACCATTATTATTAACAGGTGGAGGAGGTACAAGATAAAGTTTTTCAGGATTAAGCACTATTCCATCTACACTAGGATAACTTACTTGAGATAACTGCAATTGTTCTTGTACATCTTGAATAGATAAATTGGCACATTCTATATAGCGTTTAGCGTATCCTCGTAAATTACTATCATTGCCGGAAATAAAACTACTGCTACTAAAATTGTGTTTTTTTCTAATACCCAATTCTCGAATCACAGCATCAACTGCTTGAATTAGTGTAGGGTTGGGATTACCTTGAGGTTGATAACTAACCCATCCTTGTCCTAAACTCTCAAAAGTTTTTGCAATATGGAGAAACAGTGCATACATTAATTCTTCCGTAAGTCTTGTTTCCATGTGTAGAATATGGCGATTTTGTTCTTCACTTACGGGATAAATGGGAATTACATTCTCTCCTGTCCAGTTATAACAGTTAAACCACAAATATTCTTCTCTACCTCTACCCTGTCCAACATAGTATTTCAAGACATCTCGATTAGAACCCCCCGGACAAATACCATACTTCAATAAATCATCTCTAACTTTTTTAACTAAATCCTGCAATGCTACTCTATTTGGATAACGTTGCAGTAAACCAATCCATTCTTGATGAGCTTGAGGATTAATGGGAGGTGAACCGATAACCCAAGATAATGCTTCGGTTGCTAAAGTAGAATTTACACTTGCAAATTGATTACGTCGGATCTGATCATCTGCTTGTGGATTTTGACTGACATCTGTATATAATTGAGGATTTAGACTTTGTAATATATTCAAACTGTTAGGATTAAAAGCACAAGTAACACGGAGAAAAGCCACTAAATCTTTCCAATAATCATTAAAAGATTGAATTAGAATAGATCGTGCCATGTCTCGATAGTGATCTCGCTCCATACCAGCCGATAACTTAGCGGCATCCTGACGACTATCAGAAAATATAACTAATTTACGAGACGATCGTTGATTTTGGGAAAGTTTATCTGGTACACCTTCTAAATCAGCTTGATCTGGTGTTAATATTTCCACATTCCTACGACCAATTTGACGAGTAGTTTTGTAACCGCCTAAAAATACTTCGCCACAAACTTCACAAATAATTAAATCTAAAACACGAGAACCACAGGAACAACTTAAACGGTGAGTAGAATGAATTGCACCAATAGAAGGGGGATTAGGATTATTTTGTCGAGCATTTACATCCACATTATGATCTGTACAATGAGGATTAGTACAAGCCCAAAGATTTTGTAAATTATGGAAGAACAAATGACCTCTAACGGGGAGGGGCGATCGCCCGTTGCTCAACTTGGACATGGATAATGCCAGTAGTAAACCCCTTAAAGCGTCAGAAACAAAACCATTTCGATTGGCATTAGGAAATAGCTGATGATCTAAATCCATTAAATGATGGTCATTATTTTTAACTTTTGCCGCTCTTACTGTGGGGGTTTTACTGAATTGTAATTGGCGATCAATTTCTACACAAGCATCCTTAACTGCATTAGGTACACCGATTTTATCCAAAGCCGAACCCAGAGTTTCTTTTACATCCAGTGTTGACGGTGGAAAGCCAAGACTGCTCGTTAAGGTAAGCATTGCCTGACGTATTTCTGAACCCTTTTGAGTGCCACTATCAGGATCATCAGGTTGTGTCATCGGTTTAAAAGGATCTGGTTGCACCGCTTGAGCAAAATTCGCAAAAGCATTAGCATAGGTTGATACAGACAATCTAGCACCTGTTTGGGGCATTTCCTGAGTACCCGTAATAAACTCAAAGTTATCCCTACCGAAAAACTCTCTTAAAAATTTTCTACCCTCATCAGAATCATCTAAACTCGCTGTAGTAGTTAAAATTCTTAACTGAGGAGAATCGGCAGTTAAACCTAAACGAGAATAAAGTAACCTTAAAATATAAGCAACTTCAGTACCGGTGTACCTCGATAAGCGTGTAATTCGTCAATTATTAAGAAAAATTGATTTTCACTATCACTTGCTAACCATTCACGAGTCTGATCAAAAATACTATTTTCAATTTCTCGCATCATCATAATATTGAGCATGGAATAGTTAGTAATGAGAATATCTGGAGGTGTATCCTGCATATCCCACCGTGACCACATTTCCCCACCATCTAGCCGAGGAAAATATTATAGTAAATCAGGGTCATTAATTTGTTGTATTTGTCTCCATTCTTCTTCTCTGTCTTGTAATTCTTTTCTCAATCTTCTTAAACTGTTGTCATTTTGAACTCCAGATACAGCCGTTTGCCCTGTATAACGTCCAAAAGTAACACGATTTTTACCTCTATTCGTATCTAACCAATTATGAATTTGAGGAGCTTCTATGGCTTGTCGTAAGCGTCTGAGTTGGTCTTCAACTAAAGCATTCAAAGGGTACAAAATTAAGGCTCTGAGAGCTTTTGGACGTGGTGTATGTCCCCGTTGTTACGACTATATCTTTATTTTGATTAATGACAGCATCTAAACTTTGCCATTGATGTTGATAAAGTTGGATATTACTATCAAAAATTGTTTGTCCTAAATGAGCTAAATCTTGATATTGTGAAAGTAATTGATTCGCCGCATCTTTTAAAGTTTTACCTGATGACGGATAAGTCGGTACAGGTTCAATTAACGGTGGTTGACTTAAGATACCGGGTTGTTGCAAGATGCGATCGCGCTCCCTTGCTAAACTTTGATACCTGAGAGGAAAAGCACTTTTAATATATAGCTGATAAATTTTTTCCAGTCTTTGATAAGCACCAATTACATCATACATTCTCTTTTTTCCTCCCAATTAAGATCAAGTTTATTTGCTAATGTTTGTAATAAATTTAGGCTAATATTTTCGTAAATTAACCAAATATTTTTATCTTCAGTTTTTTGATAACTAGGTAATATTCCACTTGCTAACACCAAACTTCGTTCGTATAATTGAGACAATCTTTGAGTATAAGGTATTGCTAATCGTTTACTTATTTCATCATATTTAATTACTATTTCTTGCTGGATTGCCTTCATTGCTAAAAATCTTAATCCACACCAATCCCCTTGTTTAAAACATTGAGTATCTGCATCATAAAAAACTGTACGAATGGGCTTTTGAGATGATAAATCAAGATTATCCCCAGAATTTTTTATTGTTCCTTGAAACATTTGATACATTCCTGTTTTTTGCGGAGTTAAACACTCTACAAAAATGTTACCATCAAATTGTCTCCACTTATACAAACTTGTTACAATACCTTGCAAAGAACTTAAATTTTCATACCATTCTTGCCAATGAGGTAAAGCATCAGCCAATTTTCGACTTACTAAATCTGCTTGATATATTTGCAAATAATAATTATTTTTGATTTGTTCAATAATTTCTTGTAGCTGAATATCATTATCAGGGATAAACTTAATACAACTAGGTGCATTTTTTTGTGGTTGTTCTATTATCTTAACTGTACCAAATTTTTCTAAATTATTAATTAACTTACCGTTTTGTTGTCCACATAAAATAAATTCTTTTTCTTCTGTATTTGATTCTATTTGAACTAAGGTAGGACTATTTACTACTATTTTCTGTCCATCCGCCGATGTCTCTAAATGTCCTAATAGTTTTAATTTTCGCAAATTTCTGGCAGGATTATCTAACTGTAATATTTGACAAGTTTTTCTAAATAATTGCCAACTACTACTTCCGACAACAGATAACCAATATAATAATTTTTGATAATTTTTACTATTATTATCAGTGGATAAATTATCACTAATATTATCAACTTCAAAAGGATTGTCATTGACTAAATTTTCTTTCGATTTAGTTTCATAGGGTATGGGATTTGTATAATCAAGAACATCATAAGTTTTTCCTGCTACCATATCTTTGATCTGTTCATGAGTAAAAATAGATAAACCTTTACTTTTAAAAGCATTACGCTTAAAGTATTTCAATACTAATAATTTTTCCTGAAATTCTTGATACATTCTTTCAGATTGCGTATCATTGCCTTTTTCAATTGCCACAAAAAAGTAAAACTCAGGTTTTTTTCGTTTACCTATTTTGGTTTTGTCCTTTTTTTCCACCCGTAACAGGGGGATTAATTTAGTTAAATCATATTCATTAACTTTTTGAGAAATAATCTCTATTACCTCTGAAGGTTTACTTTGATAACAAAACCCTAAATAAATCCTTTCCTTCTTGTTTTTACTGTTAAAAATTTGATTACTATTTTGCTTTCTATTTGCAATAATATTGTTCATATTTTTTTTATTTTACAATAATATAAATTATAAACTAATCAAGAATCATTGGTAAGACATTAAATGAATATAAAATAATATATTTATTATTAATAAACTAATCTGAAAAACCCTAAACTTATAGCTAATTATTAAATTAATAGTTGCTTGTATTAATATTTAGTAATCCTCCCATTTTCATCAGTAATAGGTAATAAATTTATCAAGAGAATAATCATTTCCTACCTGTTCAATTTGGGTATTATTTATTGTTGATACCTCTAATTCATCCCAATCCTTTAAAGACAAAAAAGTTTCTGCAAACTCTTCATGAGAACTAGCTTTAATTAGGTAATTACCAGATTTATTCAAGTTTAAAGAAAAAGTTTCATTAGTTGATTGACTTTCTATTTGCTTAATAGCTTTACCTTCTTGCAAATCAAAAACTTCAACATTTACTTTTGGATAAAAACCATAAACAATTACATTAGGTTCATAACCATTTAACCAACATTTTTGATGACGAATACACAGACCATTTTGTAAACTAATTGATAATTTAGTTCTAGGTTGTAAAGCGTTTTTAAGTTCTAAATTTTGTGAAAAAATCGCCTCCCATGCCTGAGATAAAATTTGACAACCAAAAATTTCAATCCAATTGTAATCTTCCCCAAAAGGATAAAATAAACCATCATCTTCCCATTTTAATAATTGTTCATTTTGAAGTAATTCTAAATCAGAAAGTAAATCTTTTTTAC
This is a stretch of genomic DNA from Cyanobacterium aponinum PCC 10605. It encodes these proteins:
- a CDS encoding helicase-related protein, with translation MPQTGARLSVSTYANAFANFAQAVQPDPFKPMTQPDDPDSGTQKGSEIRQAMLTLTSSLGFPPSTLDVKETLGSALDKIGVPNAVKDACVEIDRQLQFSKTPTVRAAKVKNNDHHLMDLDHQLFPNANRNGFVSDALRGLLLALSMSKLSNGRSPLPVRGHLFFHNLQNLWACTNPHCTDHNVDVNARQNNPNPPSIGAIHSTHRLSCSCGSRVLDLIICEVCGEVFLGGYKTTRQIGRRNVEILTPDQADLEGVPDKLSQNQRSSRKLVIFSDSRQDAAKLSAGMERDHYRDMARSILIQSFNDYWKDLVAFLRVTCAFNPNSLNILQSLNPQLYTDVSQNPQADDQIRRNQFASVNSTLATEALSWVIGSPPINPQAHQEWIGLLQRYPNRVALQDLVKKVRDDLLKYGICPGGSNRDVLKYYVGQGRGREEYLWFNCYNWTGENVIPIYPVSEEQNRHILHMETRLTEELMYALFLHIAKTFESLGQGWVSYQPQGNPNPTLIQAVDAVIRELGIRKKHNFSSSSFISGNDSNLRGYAKRYIECANLSIQDVQEQLQLSQVSYPSVDGIVLNPEKLYLVPPPPVNNNGQRQGYRCNQCNAFYLHPAAGICPVCNSTQSQNAPIQVLTPSQTTSDFDYYNYLSEDAGTAFRMNAAELTGQTDKGDRLKRQRWFQDIFINDEIARVQGIDLLSVTNTMEAGVDIGSLLAVMMANMPPRRFNYQQRVGRAGRRSAGVSLAVTFCRGRNHDDFYFQRLESMTGDPPPAPYVDMRSYEIFRRVLIKEVLRQAFPWARLSLQANQVGLTDSGTDSVHGEFGKVTDWEHYSSQIQNWLDDTNNESAILEVIDALRLETDLTNASDKELLDYLRHNLVSEIDEVVNDQSYTQEQISERLANAGLLPMFGFPTRVRLLYTKLPTSGHEWPPDTGTVDRNLDIALSQFAPNSQTVKDKEVHNACGVVQFIPQGNQVGTQAGLYPDLTQGNESIGLCRNCQAVVFPQNILNQPPQGGLEPPITQCPVCGANEMRYLDAREPKGFLTDLNPQDYDGQFEWTPRSTRPSLSVNPNQVQGNNNGTAIANTNASVLSFNDQILSINDNGGQGGFDFYTQVRIYGQQRQGVYSILTDDDSPVNASGNCYRIALLSKRKTDVLLVTINQWQTGISASPTTIEGRAAWYSFAFWLQVGAAALLDIDPQELQAGMRTIQDSAGNIIGQGFLSDQLENGAGYCRFLAQPQEFQRLLAQADVNLVNSLANKWLESRHANECDTSCNLCLQDYRNLPYHPVLDWKLALDMARLVSDANAITDLQTPWGNQPNPWSRLIQDHNAPIPATLKALKYDDSPLQFGSLIGFVNQRKQILILRHPLWTDDHPEWINASLIALSQYSGYNIIAGNPFILLRRPAEYV